One window from the genome of Echinicola vietnamensis DSM 17526 encodes:
- a CDS encoding GNAT family N-acetyltransferase, with the protein MKIEGENGITLHTWGGQHFHKLYPLANNPAIAKNLKDSFPQPYTLHDARFWIEHNIKFNPPHNFAIEQNGQLVGAIGIHKGENELRTNMELGFWLGEPYWGQGIATEAVRLFVPYLFKNFEVQRVFATVYDFNIPCMRVLQKAGFEEEAILKGGFIKNNKIGDIFQFVVLREQFI; encoded by the coding sequence ATGAAAATCGAAGGAGAAAATGGTATCACTCTTCATACCTGGGGCGGACAGCACTTCCACAAACTGTACCCATTGGCCAACAACCCTGCCATTGCCAAGAACCTCAAAGATAGCTTTCCCCAACCTTACACCTTGCATGATGCTCGTTTCTGGATCGAGCATAATATCAAGTTCAACCCTCCCCACAACTTTGCAATCGAGCAAAACGGCCAACTGGTAGGCGCAATAGGCATCCACAAAGGAGAAAATGAACTCCGCACCAACATGGAGCTCGGATTTTGGCTGGGTGAGCCCTATTGGGGACAGGGCATTGCTACTGAAGCCGTCAGGCTTTTCGTTCCCTATCTGTTCAAAAACTTTGAAGTACAGCGGGTCTTTGCCACCGTTTATGACTTCAACATCCCCTGCATGCGAGTACTCCAAAAAGCCGGTTTTGAAGAAGAAGCCATCCTCAAAGGGGGATTTATCAAAAACAATAAAATTGGCGATATCTTTCAGTTTGTCGTTCTAAGAGAGCAGTTTATATAA
- a CDS encoding DoxX family protein, with protein MKKILFSNSPISRSLALLLLRVGAAALMMTHGWTKIANFSEQLTKFPDPIGVGPAVSLQLTIFAEFFCSILLALGFMTRFALIPLTITMIVAVFIIHSGDPIGNKEVGLLYLATFVSLFFSGPGSISMDAQILKKNRYR; from the coding sequence ATGAAAAAGATACTCTTTTCCAATAGTCCCATCTCACGCAGCCTGGCATTGTTACTCCTAAGGGTGGGCGCCGCCGCTTTGATGATGACTCATGGATGGACAAAAATCGCCAATTTCAGTGAACAATTAACCAAATTCCCTGACCCTATTGGCGTAGGCCCTGCAGTATCTTTACAACTAACGATTTTCGCTGAGTTTTTCTGCTCCATTTTATTGGCACTTGGTTTTATGACCCGGTTTGCATTGATCCCGCTGACCATCACCATGATCGTGGCCGTATTCATCATCCATTCAGGAGATCCCATCGGCAACAAGGAAGTTGGGCTGCTTTATTTGGCCACCTTTGTATCCCTGTTCTTCTCTGGTCCAGGAAGTATTTCCATGGATGCACAAATCCTGAAGAAAAACCGGTATCGGTAA
- a CDS encoding TetR/AcrR family transcriptional regulator, whose product MKKKVNIMEVAEKLFAKNGFSGTSVREIAKRAEVNIAMISYYFESKEKLLEAIFHYRGDYLNVMVESLLQKDAFTRWQKLDWLVDEYVDRFLEHQYLHRIILRESGLHSKGSLREFIDRKRHGHYKMVKQFIEEGQAAGDFRADVDLLMLYSLLPGITKHLLFHESFMNYVIKEESGEELGLEGLKVRAQTFLKKALRELLQK is encoded by the coding sequence ATGAAAAAAAAGGTGAACATCATGGAGGTAGCCGAGAAGCTTTTTGCAAAGAATGGCTTTTCCGGTACCTCAGTTAGGGAAATTGCCAAGAGGGCAGAAGTAAACATCGCGATGATTTCCTATTATTTTGAGAGCAAAGAAAAATTGCTGGAAGCGATATTTCACTATCGAGGTGATTACTTAAATGTCATGGTAGAAAGCCTGCTTCAAAAGGATGCTTTTACCCGTTGGCAAAAACTGGATTGGCTAGTGGATGAATATGTTGACAGGTTTTTGGAACACCAATACTTGCATAGAATTATTCTCCGAGAGAGTGGCTTGCACAGCAAAGGAAGCCTCAGGGAGTTTATTGATAGGAAACGTCATGGACACTATAAAATGGTCAAACAGTTTATCGAAGAAGGGCAGGCCGCTGGAGATTTTAGAGCAGATGTTGATTTATTGATGCTCTATTCTTTATTGCCGGGCATCACCAAGCATTTACTTTTCCATGAATCCTTTATGAACTATGTAATCAAGGAAGAATCGGGGGAAGAGCTGGGTTTGGAGGGACTTAAAGTAAGGGCACAAACCTTCCTGAAAAAAGCACTAAGGGAACTTCTTCAGAAATGA
- a CDS encoding P-II family nitrogen regulator, whose amino-acid sequence MKKVEAIIRTSRFEVIHQCIAALGVKFLTFYEVKGMGLEHAKIEKYRGVAYEPAFIPRTKLEIVVTEELVEPVINCILKEGRTGQIGDGKIFVTDVLEAYRVRNDDKGADAL is encoded by the coding sequence ATGAAAAAAGTAGAAGCAATTATTAGAACATCTCGATTTGAGGTGATTCATCAGTGTATTGCCGCGCTTGGGGTCAAATTCCTTACATTTTATGAAGTAAAAGGAATGGGGCTAGAGCACGCAAAGATTGAAAAATACAGAGGGGTAGCTTATGAACCCGCATTTATCCCCAGAACAAAGTTAGAAATAGTGGTTACCGAAGAACTGGTAGAACCCGTGATCAACTGCATTCTAAAAGAGGGCCGAACAGGGCAAATAGGAGACGGGAAAATTTTCGTCACCGATGTGCTGGAAGCCTACAGAGTGCGAAATGATGACAAAGGAGCTGATGCCTTGTAG
- the kynU gene encoding kynureninase, protein MSSYRYSLAFAQERDREDPLRKFQSRFHFPKVNGEAAIYFCGNSLGLQPKAVREHLDRDLESWASKAVDGHFEGDAPWFSVHERSKAALAEIVGAKKHEVVAMGSLTTNLHALLVSFYQPNGKRNKILTEAGAFPSDMYALESQVKYHGLDPDEAIVEVGPRPGEHTIRTEDILQAISKHQDELACVMMAGLQYYTGQVFDMKAIASAAHAVGATVGFDLAHAAGNAPLHLHDWGVDFAAWCSYKYLNSGPGNVAGIFVHERHGNNPALNRFAGWWGHDEKVRFKMEKGFVPMYGADGWQNSNGNVLGMAAHQASLDIFQEAGMVHLRKKSVQLTGFLAFLIREISGESGVLEVITPNAEAERGCQLSLLIHKGGKAVFDEFYQNGIVGDWRNPNVIRIAPTPLYNSFEDVFRFAKILEQSLSKFA, encoded by the coding sequence ATGTCTTCATACCGCTACAGCTTGGCCTTTGCCCAAGAGAGGGACCGTGAGGATCCCCTGAGGAAATTCCAAAGTCGCTTTCACTTTCCTAAAGTAAATGGGGAAGCGGCCATTTATTTTTGTGGCAATTCCCTCGGACTTCAACCAAAAGCGGTCAGAGAACACCTTGATCGAGACCTGGAAAGTTGGGCCAGCAAGGCGGTGGACGGACATTTTGAAGGGGATGCGCCATGGTTTTCCGTGCATGAAAGGTCCAAAGCAGCGCTGGCGGAGATTGTTGGTGCGAAAAAGCATGAGGTGGTCGCCATGGGAAGTTTGACCACCAACCTCCATGCCCTGTTGGTCTCTTTTTACCAACCCAACGGAAAACGAAACAAGATTCTGACAGAAGCGGGTGCGTTCCCTTCGGACATGTATGCGCTGGAATCCCAGGTTAAATACCATGGACTGGACCCCGATGAAGCGATAGTGGAAGTTGGGCCACGACCGGGAGAGCATACGATCAGAACCGAAGATATCCTTCAAGCGATCTCCAAACATCAAGATGAGTTGGCCTGTGTGATGATGGCAGGCTTGCAGTATTATACGGGCCAGGTTTTTGACATGAAGGCCATCGCCAGTGCTGCCCATGCGGTAGGGGCTACGGTAGGCTTTGATCTAGCGCATGCAGCAGGTAATGCTCCTTTACATTTGCATGACTGGGGAGTGGATTTTGCGGCGTGGTGCAGCTATAAGTATTTGAATTCTGGTCCAGGAAACGTGGCGGGGATTTTTGTACATGAGCGGCACGGCAATAATCCGGCCCTCAATCGATTTGCTGGCTGGTGGGGACATGATGAGAAAGTTCGCTTTAAGATGGAAAAGGGCTTTGTGCCCATGTATGGTGCAGATGGTTGGCAAAACTCCAATGGAAACGTCCTTGGCATGGCAGCCCACCAAGCTTCCTTGGATATCTTCCAAGAAGCAGGGATGGTGCATTTAAGGAAAAAGAGTGTGCAACTGACAGGCTTTTTAGCTTTTTTGATCCGTGAGATAAGTGGTGAAAGTGGTGTGTTGGAAGTGATTACCCCAAATGCCGAAGCGGAAAGGGGGTGTCAATTGTCATTGCTGATCCACAAAGGCGGAAAAGCGGTCTTTGATGAGTTTTATCAGAACGGGATTGTGGGGGATTGGCGAAATCCCAATGTAATCAGGATAGCACCGACCCCTCTTTACAATAGCTTTGAGGATGTGTTTAGATTTGCCAAAATACTGGAACAATCCCTTTCAAAATTCGCTTAA
- a CDS encoding Tll0287-like domain-containing protein, with protein sequence MIRVILSILVAGALVSCGTRKKVDREVFDAVNESMEIKKVNEVDIINEAIKWGNEISTDAQQALMAKLTTSIDEKGVAGAVEFCNVAALPSLDEVSKKHKVVIRRVSHDFRNPVDQPNEAEEMLLKAYEYNEENGIESKPNVQEIENGEILLYTKAIKIPGEMCLKCHGDPATDIDEATLGKLESLYPDDKAKGHKVGGLRGMWSIAIPKKEVVRKL encoded by the coding sequence ATGATACGGGTAATTTTATCAATACTGGTGGCTGGAGCCTTGGTCTCATGTGGTACTCGCAAGAAAGTGGATCGGGAAGTGTTTGATGCAGTAAACGAGTCCATGGAAATCAAAAAGGTCAATGAAGTGGATATCATTAACGAAGCCATCAAATGGGGCAATGAAATCAGTACGGATGCCCAACAGGCCCTTATGGCTAAACTGACCACATCTATCGATGAGAAAGGTGTGGCCGGCGCGGTGGAATTTTGTAATGTGGCGGCATTGCCATCACTGGACGAAGTGAGCAAGAAACACAAGGTGGTCATCAGAAGGGTTTCCCACGACTTCAGAAACCCGGTCGATCAGCCCAATGAGGCGGAGGAAATGCTGCTAAAGGCGTATGAATACAATGAGGAAAACGGCATCGAAAGCAAACCCAATGTGCAGGAAATCGAAAATGGCGAAATCCTTCTTTATACCAAGGCCATTAAAATTCCCGGAGAGATGTGCCTGAAATGCCACGGAGATCCCGCGACGGATATTGATGAGGCGACCTTGGGGAAGCTGGAGAGCTTATATCCTGATGATAAGGCCAAAGGGCACAAAGTAGGAGGGCTTAGGGGCATGTGGAGCATTGCCATTCCTAAAAAGGAAGTGGTGCGAAAGCTGTAA
- the prmC gene encoding peptide chain release factor N(5)-glutamine methyltransferase: MISARALYQSYHSSLQPMYPEQEASQLAFWLLEHFLGWKRGDIVRNASLPELPNDIQVAFERLMEGHPIQYILGEAPFYGRDFKVDPSVLIPRNETEELVHLILKDNLQAGLQIMDIGTGSGCIPITLFLEMAHPVVHAMDISKEALQMAQENAKRLGAKVTFLQTDILSKEIPINQLDILVSNPPYVRELEKAHMHKNVLEHEPSLALFVSNEDPLVFYRTIATKGLKALNPGGKLYFEINEAFAKEMETLAESLGYRHVTIHDDLQGKPRMLSAIRP; the protein is encoded by the coding sequence ATGATCAGCGCAAGAGCACTATATCAATCCTACCATTCCAGTTTGCAACCGATGTACCCTGAACAGGAAGCCAGTCAATTGGCCTTTTGGCTATTGGAACATTTCTTAGGCTGGAAGCGGGGAGATATTGTAAGAAATGCTTCGTTACCCGAACTCCCCAATGACATTCAAGTGGCTTTTGAAAGGCTTATGGAAGGCCATCCTATCCAATATATCCTAGGGGAAGCACCCTTTTATGGCCGGGACTTTAAGGTTGACCCAAGCGTCCTAATTCCTCGAAATGAAACCGAAGAACTTGTTCATTTAATCCTCAAGGATAATCTTCAAGCTGGACTCCAAATCATGGATATCGGTACGGGAAGTGGCTGTATTCCCATTACACTTTTCTTGGAAATGGCCCATCCAGTGGTCCATGCCATGGACATCAGTAAAGAGGCATTGCAAATGGCGCAGGAAAATGCCAAGCGCTTGGGAGCAAAGGTAACCTTTCTCCAAACTGATATCCTCAGCAAGGAGATCCCCATAAATCAGCTTGACATTTTGGTCAGCAACCCTCCATATGTGCGTGAGCTAGAAAAAGCACACATGCACAAAAATGTACTGGAGCATGAGCCTTCCCTGGCATTGTTTGTTTCCAATGAGGATCCACTAGTTTTTTACAGGACAATTGCCACAAAAGGCTTGAAAGCACTAAACCCCGGGGGCAAGCTGTATTTTGAAATCAACGAAGCCTTTGCCAAGGAAATGGAAACTTTGGCCGAAAGCTTGGGCTATCGCCACGTGACCATCCATGATGACTTACAGGGCAAGCCTCGGATGCTGTCTGCTATTCGTCCTTGA
- the prfA gene encoding peptide chain release factor 1, producing the protein MLDKLEHVKDRFEEVGQLIIQPDAMSDMSKYTKLTKEYKDLEKIVKVFDEYKLVLDNIKSSKAILETEKDPDFRDMAKAELDELKEKETEYEKALKQMLIPKDPNDSKDCILEIRSGTGGDEAAIFAGDLFRMYERYAEKQNWSLTVLDLTFGSAGGYKEIISTVSGADVYGMLKYESGVHRVQRVPATETQGRVHTSAATVAVLPEMEDVDVQIDMNDVRKDTYCSSGPGGQSVNTTYSAVRLTHEPTGIVVTCQDQKSQIKNFEKALKVLRSRIYEIELAKHNEEVGAQRKSMVGSGDRSDKIRTYNYPQSRVTDHRINKTVYNLPDVMDGNLEEFTSALRFAENAERLKNSGMED; encoded by the coding sequence ATGCTTGATAAATTAGAGCACGTCAAAGATCGATTTGAAGAAGTGGGGCAGCTGATCATTCAGCCGGATGCAATGTCCGATATGAGCAAATACACCAAGCTCACCAAAGAATACAAAGACCTGGAGAAAATCGTCAAAGTGTTTGATGAATACAAACTGGTCCTGGACAATATCAAAAGTTCAAAAGCCATTTTGGAAACCGAGAAAGACCCTGATTTCAGGGACATGGCCAAAGCAGAGTTGGATGAGCTAAAGGAAAAGGAAACCGAATACGAGAAAGCGCTCAAACAGATGCTTATTCCCAAAGACCCCAATGATTCCAAGGACTGTATCTTGGAAATCCGAAGCGGTACGGGCGGTGATGAAGCAGCTATTTTTGCGGGAGACCTCTTCCGCATGTACGAGCGCTATGCCGAAAAGCAAAACTGGAGCCTCACGGTACTCGACCTTACCTTTGGTTCTGCCGGTGGATATAAAGAAATCATCAGCACTGTTTCAGGTGCCGATGTGTACGGGATGCTGAAGTATGAATCCGGCGTCCATCGTGTACAACGGGTGCCTGCCACAGAAACCCAAGGTCGGGTACATACCTCTGCTGCTACCGTGGCCGTACTTCCAGAAATGGAAGATGTGGATGTTCAGATCGACATGAACGATGTACGAAAAGACACCTACTGTTCATCAGGTCCCGGGGGGCAATCGGTCAACACGACTTATTCGGCCGTAAGGCTTACGCACGAACCTACGGGAATCGTCGTGACCTGCCAAGACCAAAAGTCACAGATCAAAAACTTCGAAAAGGCCTTAAAAGTACTCCGGTCCAGAATTTATGAAATCGAGCTGGCCAAGCATAACGAAGAAGTAGGTGCCCAGCGTAAGTCAATGGTGGGAAGCGGGGACAGATCAGACAAGATCAGGACATATAACTATCCCCAAAGCCGGGTTACGGATCACCGGATCAACAAAACCGTGTATAACCTTCCTGACGTGATGGATGGCAACCTTGAGGAATTTACAAGTGCCCTGCGCTTTGCAGAAAATGCCGAACGGCTCAAAAACAGCGGCATGGAAGACTAA
- a CDS encoding nucleotidyltransferase family protein gives MNKPTLLILAAGIGSRYGGNKQIEGFGPHGETIIEYSIFDAIRAGFGKVVFIVRQEILETVKEIFLPKLEGKIEVDFVVQTLNSLVPEEYRAPDRKKPYGTGHAVLCAKEVINEPFAVINADDFYGKEAFEALGTFLKDDVKENLHCMVGYALKNVLSENGTVSRGVCETNEHFQLIGMTERTAIAREGDEIVSREENDPLVIAPDTPVSMNCWGFHPSFFEEADRIWKAFLPENKDNIKSEFYIPSVANTLIEEKKANIAILEGGKTWFGVTYPEDKPVVVAALKRLHEAGDYPDHLWE, from the coding sequence ATGAATAAACCTACACTTTTAATCCTAGCTGCAGGCATCGGCAGTCGATATGGAGGAAATAAACAAATTGAAGGGTTTGGCCCCCATGGTGAGACCATTATTGAATATTCCATTTTCGACGCCATTCGAGCAGGATTTGGTAAAGTGGTCTTTATCGTACGCCAAGAAATCCTTGAAACCGTCAAAGAGATTTTTTTGCCTAAACTGGAAGGAAAAATTGAGGTGGACTTTGTCGTCCAAACACTGAACAGTTTAGTGCCTGAGGAATATCGCGCTCCAGATAGAAAAAAACCATACGGCACCGGACATGCCGTACTCTGTGCCAAAGAGGTGATCAATGAGCCATTTGCCGTGATCAATGCAGATGACTTCTATGGTAAAGAGGCATTTGAGGCTTTAGGCACCTTCCTTAAAGATGATGTCAAGGAAAACCTTCACTGTATGGTAGGATATGCCCTTAAAAACGTGCTTTCAGAAAACGGAACCGTCAGTAGGGGAGTTTGTGAGACCAATGAACATTTCCAACTTATTGGTATGACTGAACGTACCGCCATCGCACGTGAAGGGGATGAAATCGTTAGTAGGGAGGAAAATGATCCGCTTGTTATCGCCCCAGATACTCCCGTGAGTATGAATTGCTGGGGTTTCCATCCTTCATTCTTCGAAGAAGCTGATAGAATTTGGAAAGCTTTCTTACCAGAAAACAAAGACAATATCAAATCTGAATTTTACATTCCCTCGGTGGCCAACACGCTTATTGAAGAGAAAAAAGCCAATATCGCCATTTTGGAAGGCGGAAAGACGTGGTTTGGCGTGACCTACCCAGAAGATAAGCCCGTAGTGGTAGCTGCGCTGAAGCGGCTCCATGAAGCAGGAGATTATCCCGACCATCTTTGGGAATAA
- a CDS encoding ammonium transporter, whose amino-acid sequence MNQELFTVNNVWMMVATILVFIMHLGFASLEAGLTRAKNTVNILFKNTIIPAMGLLTYAFVGFNLMYPGEAFTGGFFGLSGLGLSLPEGWDTFNYNEGYTFFTDFIFQAMFAATAATIVSGAVAERIKLGPFIIFSTLYVAICYPIVGMWKWGGGFLDSLSTPFYDFAGSTIVHSVGGWGALVGAYLLGPRIGKYTDKGMKAIPGHNIPMAVIGVFLLWFGWFGFNGGSVLTADPGTVSKVFVTTSIAGAAGAFGALLFSYIKFKSYDITMVLNGILAGLVGITAGADLMGVGESAIIGFVGGSLVVFAVVFFDKVKIDDPVGAISVHLVGGIWGTLAVGLFGDLAGFSQVMSQLIGIGAVGVFCVIFSFVVFYAMKKTVGIRVHEQEEVEGLDINEHSMRAYPDFATKE is encoded by the coding sequence ATGAATCAAGAATTATTTACCGTCAACAATGTGTGGATGATGGTAGCCACTATCCTGGTATTTATCATGCACTTGGGCTTTGCTTCCTTGGAAGCAGGTCTTACCAGGGCAAAAAACACCGTCAATATTCTATTTAAAAATACGATTATCCCAGCCATGGGGCTTTTGACTTATGCTTTTGTAGGTTTTAACCTCATGTATCCAGGAGAGGCTTTTACAGGAGGTTTCTTTGGATTGAGCGGGCTTGGCCTGAGTTTACCGGAAGGTTGGGACACCTTTAATTATAATGAAGGATATACGTTCTTCACAGATTTTATCTTTCAGGCCATGTTTGCAGCCACTGCGGCCACGATCGTTTCCGGGGCTGTGGCAGAACGAATCAAGTTGGGGCCTTTCATCATCTTTTCTACCCTTTATGTGGCCATTTGCTACCCCATCGTAGGTATGTGGAAGTGGGGAGGAGGCTTTTTGGATAGCCTGAGCACTCCATTTTATGATTTTGCCGGTTCGACCATCGTCCATTCTGTTGGCGGATGGGGTGCACTGGTAGGGGCTTACCTGTTGGGGCCAAGGATCGGAAAATATACGGATAAAGGAATGAAGGCTATTCCTGGTCATAACATCCCTATGGCCGTTATCGGCGTGTTCTTGCTATGGTTTGGATGGTTTGGCTTTAACGGTGGGTCTGTGCTTACCGCTGATCCAGGCACAGTTTCCAAAGTGTTTGTAACGACTTCCATCGCCGGTGCTGCCGGAGCTTTTGGTGCCTTGCTCTTCTCTTACATTAAATTCAAATCTTACGATATTACCATGGTCCTGAATGGAATCTTGGCAGGTCTTGTTGGCATCACCGCAGGAGCAGACCTCATGGGAGTAGGCGAATCTGCCATTATCGGTTTTGTCGGAGGATCACTAGTGGTCTTTGCGGTGGTCTTCTTTGATAAGGTGAAGATTGATGATCCTGTAGGTGCCATCTCGGTCCACTTGGTAGGAGGAATCTGGGGAACATTAGCGGTAGGTTTATTCGGCGACCTGGCTGGTTTTTCCCAAGTCATGTCACAATTGATCGGTATCGGAGCAGTTGGCGTATTCTGTGTGATTTTTAGCTTTGTGGTATTCTATGCCATGAAGAAAACGGT
- a CDS encoding 3-hydroxyanthranilate 3,4-dioxygenase, giving the protein MALTKPFNFKQWIEDNRHLLKPPVGNQQVYKGNDDFIVMVVGGPNSRKDYHYNEGEEFFYQLEGDIVLKVIEEGKPKDIEIKEGEIFLLPPKVHHSPRRPANTVGLVMERYRKEGEKDGFIWYCENCGNKLYEEYAVVTDIVSQLPPIMERFWSNPENTTCQSCGTKMEK; this is encoded by the coding sequence ATGGCGTTGACAAAACCGTTTAATTTCAAGCAATGGATAGAGGATAACCGGCACTTGCTCAAGCCGCCAGTGGGTAACCAACAAGTCTACAAGGGAAATGATGATTTTATAGTGATGGTCGTAGGAGGCCCCAATTCCCGGAAGGATTACCACTATAATGAAGGGGAGGAATTCTTTTATCAGCTGGAGGGAGACATTGTCCTGAAAGTGATCGAAGAAGGGAAGCCGAAGGATATTGAAATCAAGGAAGGCGAGATTTTCCTGTTGCCTCCCAAAGTGCACCATAGCCCCAGACGACCTGCCAATACAGTGGGACTGGTGATGGAGCGTTACCGTAAAGAAGGCGAGAAAGATGGCTTTATCTGGTACTGTGAAAATTGTGGAAATAAGCTATACGAAGAATATGCCGTGGTGACGGATATTGTAAGCCAGCTGCCGCCGATCATGGAGCGCTTTTGGAGCAATCCAGAAAATACCACTTGCCAATCCTGCGGGACCAAGATGGAAAAATAA
- a CDS encoding FAD-dependent oxidoreductase: MKKNDVSIIGAGLIGSLLGIYLQKRGLDVSIYEKRPDLRDKKYAPAGRSINMALSDRGWKALDKIGLREMVAPYVIPMYGRRVHDEHGETSFLPYGKENQAIYSISRGKFNHMLVDEAERYGAKMNFNHSCEEISIADTAIKVVLPDGTQEYRETDVIIGADGAYSSLRDAMQRQTRLNYKQEYISHGYKELTIPPTAEGEFAMDPNALHIWPRGQFMLIALPNPDKSFTCTLFLPFEGGKVCFDKINDEEDLESVFKTYFADAFALMPDLNKEYFGNPTSSLINVECFPWLANKSMLIGDACHAMVPFFGQGMNCGFEDCFILDGLIEKYGTTSWELVFEKFQKVRKPDTDAISEMARNNFTEMRDSVANPRFLVRKKIEAKLHELYPTEWIPLYTMVTFSDMKYADAYAQGKLQDEVMDKVMEDPMIMQNWQQVDYGAIISQIETARMV, from the coding sequence ATGAAGAAAAATGATGTCAGCATTATTGGTGCAGGACTGATTGGTTCATTGCTGGGGATTTACCTCCAGAAAAGAGGGCTGGATGTTTCGATTTATGAAAAGAGGCCTGATCTGAGGGATAAGAAGTATGCTCCAGCAGGCCGTTCGATCAATATGGCACTTAGTGACAGAGGGTGGAAGGCCTTGGATAAAATTGGCCTGCGTGAAATGGTAGCACCATATGTCATTCCCATGTATGGGAGAAGGGTGCATGATGAACACGGAGAAACCTCCTTTTTGCCCTATGGAAAAGAAAACCAGGCGATTTATTCCATCTCAAGGGGAAAGTTTAACCATATGCTTGTGGATGAAGCAGAGAGGTATGGTGCTAAAATGAATTTTAACCATAGCTGTGAAGAGATCAGCATTGCAGATACGGCCATAAAAGTGGTTTTGCCGGACGGCACCCAGGAGTACCGTGAAACAGATGTGATTATTGGTGCTGACGGGGCGTATTCTTCCCTGCGGGACGCCATGCAGCGACAGACCAGGCTTAACTATAAACAGGAGTATATTTCCCATGGCTATAAGGAATTGACTATTCCTCCTACTGCGGAGGGGGAGTTTGCCATGGATCCCAATGCCTTGCACATTTGGCCGAGGGGGCAATTTATGCTAATTGCGCTGCCTAATCCTGATAAGTCTTTCACCTGTACGCTTTTCTTGCCGTTTGAGGGCGGAAAGGTTTGCTTTGACAAGATCAATGATGAAGAAGACTTGGAGAGTGTGTTTAAAACTTATTTTGCAGATGCTTTTGCCTTGATGCCTGACTTGAACAAGGAATATTTTGGCAATCCCACTTCATCCCTCATTAACGTAGAATGCTTCCCGTGGCTGGCCAATAAGTCAATGCTGATCGGTGATGCCTGTCATGCCATGGTGCCTTTCTTTGGTCAGGGCATGAACTGTGGGTTTGAGGATTGTTTTATCTTGGATGGCCTCATCGAAAAATATGGGACTACGTCTTGGGAATTGGTTTTTGAGAAATTCCAAAAAGTGAGAAAACCAGATACCGATGCCATCAGTGAAATGGCACGGAACAATTTTACCGAGATGCGGGACAGCGTCGCCAATCCACGTTTCCTTGTACGTAAGAAAATCGAAGCAAAGCTGCATGAACTGTATCCGACGGAGTGGATCCCGCTTTACACTATGGTGACATTTTCAGATATGAAATATGCGGATGCCTATGCCCAGGGCAAACTTCAGGATGAAGTGATGGATAAGGTGATGGAGGATCCCATGATCATGCAAAACTGGCAACAAGTTGATTATGGGGCGATTATTTCACAGATTGAGACGGCCCGAATGGTGTAG